The DNA sequence GGCTTCGCCAGGAACGCGGGCAGCGCGAGCAGTACCGCGACCAGCCCGACGTAGGCGTTCGGATAGTCGGTGAACGGCATGCCGCCCCAGTACGTGGCGCCGCCGAACCCCACGAACCCGGGAATCACGATCGAGGGCAGCTCGATCGGCGACAGCGACCACGCGGTCGCGTACGACATTCCCACGCCGCCACCCGAGTCGCTCCCGCCGCGAATCGACCAGCGCGCGTAGTCGCGGAGCGGCAGGTTGTAGAAGCCGGCGATCCCGAACGCGAGGCCGGCGGCGGCGGCGAGCGCCAGCGCGCGCGCGGTGTGGGTCGCGAGCTGGCTGCGATCGCGGAGCGACAACAGCCAGTCCACGCCGGCGTACAGGCCGATCGCAAGCCAGGTGTAGAAGCAGATTTGAACGTGCCCGCGCAGCATCTGGAAACCGCCCGCGAACGCGAGGAAGCCCAGATCCATCAGCGACCCGCGCCTGAGCCAGCGCGTCGCCAGCCACACCATGAGCGGCAGGTACGCCGAATCCACCAGCTGGCTGCCGTGCCCGTGCGCCCCCACCGCCACGAGATTGGGGGCGAACACGAAGCCGACTCCGGCAAGCAGCGCGGCCTCCGCGCGCGCGCCCCATTCGCGCGCCAGCAGGAACATGAACAGGCCGCCCAGGAAGTAATAGAGCAGCAACCAGGTCTCGTCGGGGAGCGGCACCACCTTTTGAACGATCGCCAGCGGCCAGTCGGGCGGATAGATGAGCGGATTGTAGGCACCGCTCCCGAACGACGGCATTCCGAGGAACACATAAGGGTTCCAGAGCGGATAGACGTGGTCGTGCCACAGCGACTTCTCGCCCATCCGCACGAATCCCGCCGGGGCGGAGGCGTCCGGCGAAACGAACACCTTGCCGCCGAGGAACACGTCGTGGAAGAAGAGCACGACCAGCAGCGCGAGAATCGCGGCCGCCCAACCGGCGCTCAGTTGCACGCCGGACGCGACCGACTTCGGTTCGCGCCGGCTCGACTTGCGATCGGTCATGAAGACTTTCCGGTTGGAGGGGAACCCGCCGTCACGCCGCGAGACGGCTCTCGATGACCTGCACCATTCTCGCCGCCAGCCGATCCCAGTCGAAGTCGCGCGCCAGCTCGCGGCGCTGATCGGCCGAGGCCGGGGAAGCGAGCGCTTCCTCCACTCGGCTCACGAAGGAAATGGGATCGGTGCCGAACCACAAATGAGGGGGCCTGGGGCTCAGGTCGAGTACGGGAGTGGTGACCACGGGGAGACCTGCGGCGAGGTACTGATAAACCTTGTTGGGATTGATACCCTGCACGAACTCATCCTTCGCCCGAAAAGGAATCACCCCGACGTCGAGGGCCTGGACGTAGGCCGGAATCTGCTCGTAGGGTCTGGCCCCGAGCACCGCCACCCCCTCCCGCGCCGCGAATTCCCGGAGCGGGTCAGCGACCGCCGGCGACTGGGGGCCAATCAGCACCACCGTGCCCCCCCGCCTCGCCCGGCGCAGGGCCTCGAGCACGTCGAAATCCAGAAAATGCGACAGGAGGCCGAGATAGCCGATTCGAGGCCGCGGCAGCGACCTCATCTCGGGGGGTTCGGGACGAGGGGTCGCGAAATGCGACCATTCGACACCGTTGCCGATCACCGTCAGGGGACGTGAGGTCTGGCTCTCGAGCTGCCGCCGGTAGTATTCGGAAACCACGAACAGGGCATCCACCTGGTCGAGGGTGCGCTGCCAGTACCCTCGCGCCCAGACCGGCACGCGGGAGAACTGAAAGGGGCTATCGTTGAAGTCATAGAATACCAACTGGGCGTTGAGCCGTGAAACAGCGCCCGGACAGTAGATGTTGGAGACCAGCGCGACCGGCCGCGGTTCCACTCCCAGCGAGCGCAGGCGGGCCCTCAGGTGGTGCTCGGCGACCCGCTCGATCAGGAACCGGCCAGGCCGAGTGCCCGCGAGCGCGTTGTAGGCGCGACTGGTGGTGCCGGGTTTGAGGAACGGCACCGTGAAATAGGTGACGTTTCCCTCCTGGCGCGGG is a window from the Candidatus Sulfotelmatobacter sp. genome containing:
- a CDS encoding glycosyltransferase yields the protein MSRFPDRWRVFFAQPPAAGADDPWRPRQEGNVTYFTVPFLKPGTTSRAYNALAGTRPGRFLIERVAEHHLRARLRSLGVEPRPVALVSNIYCPGAVSRLNAQLVFYDFNDSPFQFSRVPVWARGYWQRTLDQVDALFVVSEYYRRQLESQTSRPLTVIGNGVEWSHFATPRPEPPEMRSLPRPRIGYLGLLSHFLDFDVLEALRRARRGGTVVLIGPQSPAVADPLREFAAREGVAVLGARPYEQIPAYVQALDVGVIPFRAKDEFVQGINPNKVYQYLAAGLPVVTTPVLDLSPRPPHLWFGTDPISFVSRVEEALASPASADQRRELARDFDWDRLAARMVQVIESRLAA